A region of Paractinoplanes abujensis DNA encodes the following proteins:
- a CDS encoding nucleoside hydrolase, whose protein sequence is MPNRRIILDTDIAMGAPGSDIDDGFALALAIDLSDQSLELVTTVNGNIDVDTSTVLALNLLDRLGRPEIPVVRGARTPLRRPVHEHPARDRVAGVRAELAGRAPAPGRAPTAIMEHVLACPGEITIVAIGPLTNVAIALALEPAVATAVKEIIVMGGAFMRTTSLLSMPGEFNIWVDPEAASIVLGSGAPLRFIGLDVTLQVALGRADADRLIATGRPFAEYAGRCAHGWIDYLREAYPGQEFLTAPMHDPLAVAVASRPHLVTWRPARVEVEVCSDITRGVTVADLLASRHPPEPNCLVATDVDSPAFIDFFLNHVYSL, encoded by the coding sequence ATGCCCAACCGCCGGATCATTCTCGACACCGACATCGCCATGGGCGCGCCGGGCTCGGACATCGACGACGGCTTCGCCCTGGCCCTGGCGATCGATCTGAGCGATCAGTCGCTGGAGCTGGTCACCACGGTGAACGGCAACATCGACGTCGACACGTCGACCGTCCTGGCGCTCAACCTGCTCGACCGGTTGGGCCGGCCGGAGATCCCGGTGGTGCGCGGTGCCCGGACACCCCTGCGACGCCCGGTGCACGAGCACCCGGCCCGCGACCGGGTGGCCGGCGTGCGCGCGGAACTGGCCGGCCGGGCCCCGGCTCCGGGCCGCGCGCCCACCGCGATCATGGAGCACGTCCTGGCCTGTCCCGGCGAGATCACGATCGTGGCGATCGGCCCGCTGACCAATGTGGCGATCGCCCTGGCCCTGGAGCCGGCGGTGGCCACCGCGGTCAAGGAAATCATCGTCATGGGCGGCGCTTTCATGCGTACCACCAGCCTGCTGTCCATGCCGGGCGAGTTCAACATCTGGGTCGATCCCGAGGCCGCGTCCATCGTGCTCGGCTCGGGGGCCCCGCTGCGCTTCATCGGGCTGGACGTGACCCTGCAGGTCGCGCTGGGCCGCGCCGACGCCGATCGGCTCATCGCCACCGGCCGGCCGTTCGCCGAGTACGCCGGGCGGTGCGCGCACGGATGGATCGACTACCTCCGGGAGGCCTACCCGGGGCAGGAGTTCCTGACGGCGCCCATGCACGACCCCCTGGCGGTGGCCGTGGCCAGCCGTCCGCACCTGGTGACCTGGCGCCCGGCCCGGGTCGAGGTCGAGGTCTGCAGCGACATCACCCGGGGCGTGACCGTGGCCGACCTGCTGGCCTCCCGCCACCCGCCCGAACCCAACTGCCTGGTGGCGACCGACGTCGACAGCCCCGCCTTCATCGACTTCTTCCTCAATCACGTCTACTCCCTCTGA
- a CDS encoding glycosyltransferase — MAVRVLHVISARAGDGAEHQLRLLIRNLPQESEVVTLSPPGPVLARMRADGTAVHEIASSRDLDPAAIVRLRRLTLRGGFDVVHTHLFRASVQGRLAAWLAGVAQVVATEYHLDEGRRTVLAHRGRGRFTIAVSALIAERLRRWGVPGDRVTVIPKALDTGEFGFDAELRDRTRSRLGIAPGTPVIGGLGRLEPRKRFDVLIRAVAEVPGAVLLLVGDGSARRGLERLAAIEGVADRVLFAGPVRHARAMFCAMDVFASPGRETFGLVVLEAIAAGLPALYATCEALADKSISGAERLTPHDPESLPRKLRAEVLCLAERAGGRLAPRSAGDRYDAERMAAEVGDLYERVSGAG; from the coding sequence ATGGCCGTTCGGGTGCTGCACGTGATCAGCGCCCGGGCCGGCGACGGCGCCGAACATCAACTGCGGCTGCTGATCCGCAACCTGCCGCAGGAGAGCGAGGTGGTCACGCTGTCACCGCCCGGACCGGTGCTGGCCCGGATGCGGGCCGACGGCACGGCCGTGCACGAGATCGCCAGCAGCCGCGATCTCGACCCCGCCGCCATCGTGCGGTTGCGGCGGCTGACGCTGCGCGGCGGCTTCGACGTGGTGCACACCCACCTGTTCCGGGCGAGTGTGCAGGGCCGGCTGGCCGCCTGGCTGGCCGGCGTGGCGCAGGTCGTGGCCACGGAGTACCACCTGGACGAGGGGCGGCGGACCGTGCTCGCCCACCGCGGGCGGGGCCGGTTCACCATCGCCGTGTCCGCGTTGATCGCCGAGCGGCTGCGCCGATGGGGCGTGCCCGGCGACCGCGTGACGGTGATCCCCAAGGCGCTCGACACCGGCGAGTTCGGCTTCGACGCGGAGCTGCGCGACCGGACCCGGTCCCGGCTCGGCATCGCGCCCGGCACCCCGGTGATCGGCGGGCTGGGCCGGCTCGAACCCCGCAAGCGGTTCGACGTGCTGATCCGGGCCGTGGCCGAGGTGCCCGGGGCGGTGCTGCTGCTGGTCGGCGACGGCTCGGCCCGGCGTGGGCTGGAACGGCTGGCGGCTATCGAGGGTGTGGCCGACCGGGTGCTGTTCGCCGGGCCGGTGCGGCACGCGCGGGCGATGTTCTGCGCCATGGACGTCTTCGCCTCCCCCGGCCGTGAGACGTTCGGGCTGGTGGTGCTGGAGGCGATCGCGGCCGGGCTGCCTGCCCTGTACGCCACGTGCGAGGCCTTGGCCGACAAGTCGATCTCCGGCGCCGAGCGGCTCACCCCGCACGACCCGGAGTCACTGCCCCGCAAGCTCCGGGCCGAGGTGCTGTGCCTGGCCGAGCGGGCGGGCGGGCGGCTCGCGCCGCGCTCGGCGGGCGACCGTTACGACGCGGAGCGGATGGCGGCCGAGGTGGGTGACCTCTACGAGCGGGTGAGCGGCGCGGGCTGA
- a CDS encoding FUSC family protein, which translates to MLEWLIVAGGLALCAVIATLLRRTVRPAVHSGYHAMHARVQPHLPERVRNVARWCLDRIDGAAARTVLVSGVAAGLAWSAAGLLHLAGPVIAAISATLSVQISSHASVREGAKRLLATVAAIGVAVAVWHFFGLHWWSIAVIAGCGLAAGRLLRLGDGAVAVPATSLGILVAGSSITEAYMWQRVAATALGIVVGVILSPLVGGETPLERARAKLSHVSAEIALLLGDLGAGARGGYTREEATEWLARSRGLGENLADAVTAVDDLSKQARWSLTTPVAQVVPLQQTLRALEHGVDQVNSVARSMFDAIATPMTAGVPEQIGHVLTTAAEAFAAHADLVSEADTDVTKDAGHLDDLLADLREAPRRTLRTVRSELADTGVLVLTGSIMNDVDRMAGSLAGSAPALAVGETAPEPGIPAVSEVLPAVRRLWDRRREETSV; encoded by the coding sequence TTGCTGGAGTGGCTGATTGTTGCCGGGGGCCTCGCCCTGTGCGCCGTGATCGCAACCTTGCTGCGCCGCACCGTCCGTCCCGCTGTTCACTCCGGCTATCACGCCATGCACGCCCGGGTGCAACCCCACCTGCCCGAGCGCGTCCGCAACGTCGCCCGCTGGTGTCTCGACCGGATCGACGGCGCCGCCGCCCGGACCGTCCTCGTCTCCGGCGTGGCCGCGGGCCTGGCCTGGTCCGCGGCCGGCCTGCTGCACCTGGCCGGCCCGGTCATCGCGGCCATCTCGGCCACCCTGTCGGTGCAGATCAGCTCGCACGCCTCGGTCCGCGAGGGCGCCAAACGGCTGCTGGCCACGGTGGCCGCGATCGGGGTGGCGGTCGCCGTGTGGCACTTCTTCGGTCTGCACTGGTGGTCGATCGCCGTGATCGCCGGCTGTGGGCTGGCCGCGGGGCGGCTGCTGCGGCTGGGCGACGGCGCGGTCGCGGTGCCGGCGACGTCGCTGGGCATCCTGGTCGCCGGCAGCTCGATCACCGAGGCCTACATGTGGCAGCGCGTGGCGGCCACCGCCCTCGGCATCGTGGTCGGGGTGATCCTGTCGCCGCTGGTCGGCGGGGAGACGCCGCTCGAGCGGGCCCGCGCGAAGCTCTCGCACGTCTCGGCCGAGATCGCGCTGCTGCTGGGCGACCTGGGCGCCGGCGCCCGCGGCGGTTACACCCGCGAGGAGGCCACCGAATGGCTGGCCCGCTCGCGAGGGCTGGGCGAGAATCTGGCCGACGCGGTGACCGCGGTCGACGACCTCAGCAAGCAGGCCCGCTGGTCGCTGACCACGCCGGTGGCCCAGGTGGTGCCGCTGCAGCAGACACTGCGGGCTCTGGAGCACGGCGTGGATCAGGTGAACTCGGTGGCTCGTTCGATGTTCGACGCGATCGCCACGCCGATGACCGCGGGCGTGCCCGAGCAGATCGGTCATGTGCTCACCACCGCGGCCGAGGCGTTCGCCGCGCACGCCGACCTGGTGTCGGAGGCCGACACCGACGTCACCAAGGACGCCGGTCACCTGGACGACCTGCTGGCCGACCTGCGTGAGGCCCCGCGCCGCACGTTGCGCACCGTGCGCAGCGAGCTCGCCGACACCGGCGTGCTGGTGCTCACCGGCTCGATCATGAACGACGTCGACCGGATGGCCGGCTCGCTGGCCGGGTCCGCGCCGGCCCTGGCGGTCGGCGAGACCGCGCCGGAGCCGGGCATCCCGGCGGTCTCCGAGGTGCTGCCGGCCGTCCGCCGCCTCTGGGATCGTCGGCGCGAGGAGACATCCGTCTGA
- a CDS encoding SDR family oxidoreductase yields MDDKPDHGEDSYRGSGRLTGKRAIITGGDSGIGRAVAVAFAREGADVLIAYLPEEEDDARETVQLVEKAGRKAVAVPGDIRDEQHCKDIIGRAVSDLGGLDILVNNAAFQMAQPGGIGDITTEQFDRVLKTNLYAMFWLSKAAVEQMGPGSTIINTASIQAYQSSPELLDYATTKAGIVAFTKALGASLAQKGIRVNAVAPGPIWTPLIPATMPSEKVESFGEQTPMGRAGQPAELAPAYVFFASQESSYVTGEVLGVTGGQPLS; encoded by the coding sequence ATGGACGACAAGCCGGACCACGGTGAGGACAGCTATCGGGGCAGTGGCCGGCTGACCGGCAAGCGGGCGATCATCACCGGCGGTGACTCGGGCATCGGCCGGGCGGTGGCCGTCGCGTTCGCCCGTGAGGGTGCCGACGTCCTCATCGCCTATCTGCCCGAGGAGGAGGACGACGCCCGCGAGACCGTGCAGCTGGTCGAGAAGGCCGGTCGCAAGGCGGTCGCCGTGCCGGGCGACATCCGCGACGAGCAGCACTGCAAGGACATCATCGGGCGCGCTGTCAGCGACCTCGGCGGCCTCGACATCCTGGTCAACAACGCGGCCTTCCAGATGGCCCAGCCCGGCGGCATCGGCGACATCACCACCGAGCAGTTCGACCGGGTGCTGAAGACCAACCTGTACGCCATGTTCTGGCTGAGCAAGGCCGCCGTCGAGCAGATGGGACCCGGGTCGACGATCATCAACACGGCCTCCATCCAGGCCTACCAGTCCTCACCGGAGCTGCTGGACTACGCCACCACCAAGGCCGGCATCGTCGCGTTCACCAAGGCGCTGGGCGCGAGCCTGGCCCAGAAGGGCATCCGGGTCAACGCGGTGGCGCCCGGTCCGATCTGGACGCCGCTGATCCCGGCGACGATGCCGTCGGAGAAGGTGGAGTCGTTCGGCGAGCAGACACCGATGGGTCGCGCCGGGCAGCCGGCGGAGCTGGCTCCCGCGTACGTCTTCTTCGCGTCGCAGGAGTCCAGCTACGTCACCGGTGAGGTGCTCGGCGTGACCGGCGGTCAGCCGTTGTCCTGA
- a CDS encoding carbohydrate ABC transporter permease gives MTAPTRSRRGRWGDLPVAVTFLLPALLAAVLLRLWPTVRAVWDSLRSTALGVEPTHWVGAEQYRALLDDPAFLNALKVTLLFGIVVNPLQIAVALALAVLFNERIRGAGLMRTLVFLPVAIPQSVSAVIWAVAFRPDGPLNGVLARLGIAPQGFLTSSGQALPSIVVVVSWIGVGYWMMFLIAGLKEIDPTLYEAAALDGAGRWARFRSITIPQLRRQLAFVLVADTISNLLVFAPVQILTGGGPNGRTNLIMNDVFERAYVRADAGAAAAGTVIVVLIALAVVLVQFRLLSRGSD, from the coding sequence GTGACCGCGCCGACCAGATCCAGGCGGGGCCGGTGGGGCGACCTGCCGGTCGCCGTCACCTTCCTGCTGCCGGCCCTGCTGGCCGCGGTGCTGCTGCGGCTCTGGCCCACCGTGCGAGCGGTCTGGGACAGTCTGCGCAGCACCGCGCTCGGGGTGGAGCCGACGCACTGGGTAGGTGCCGAGCAGTACCGTGCGCTGCTCGACGACCCGGCCTTTCTCAATGCGCTGAAGGTCACCCTGCTGTTCGGCATCGTGGTCAACCCGCTGCAGATCGCCGTGGCGCTCGCGCTGGCGGTGCTCTTCAACGAACGCATCCGCGGTGCGGGGCTCATGCGGACCCTGGTCTTCCTGCCCGTCGCCATCCCGCAGAGTGTGTCGGCGGTGATCTGGGCCGTCGCCTTCCGCCCCGACGGCCCGCTCAACGGGGTGCTGGCCCGGCTCGGCATCGCGCCGCAGGGCTTTCTGACCTCGTCCGGCCAGGCGCTGCCGTCGATAGTCGTGGTGGTCTCCTGGATCGGGGTCGGCTATTGGATGATGTTCCTGATCGCCGGGCTCAAGGAGATCGACCCCACGCTGTACGAGGCGGCAGCGCTGGACGGCGCGGGCCGGTGGGCCCGGTTCCGCAGCATCACGATCCCGCAGCTGCGCCGGCAGCTCGCCTTCGTGCTGGTGGCCGACACCATCTCGAACCTGCTGGTGTTCGCGCCGGTGCAGATCCTGACCGGCGGCGGACCCAACGGCCGGACCAACCTGATCATGAACGACGTGTTCGAGCGCGCCTACGTCCGGGCCGACGCGGGCGCGGCGGCCGCCGGAACGGTGATCGTGGTGCTGATCGCCCTGGCCGTCGTCCTGGTGCAGTTCCGCCTTCTGTCGAGAGGAAGTGACTGA
- a CDS encoding VanZ family protein — MPSGQLQVPALPILIPLGTVLMVTAVVVLRRRRALAPGRLVAVWAAGWWAVAVLGATLLPLDIAWGPEAGPPELFRFLLVPFLDMRVDDFILNIIMLLPLAAALRVVAGVRDRGRVVLTGFLISLSIETVQALLLVFLHGNRWADVNDLMANTLGAWLGWLIIQGPAAARRLDRWALTRQPAPLTRS, encoded by the coding sequence GTGCCGTCCGGTCAGCTTCAGGTCCCCGCGCTTCCGATCCTGATCCCGCTCGGGACGGTGCTCATGGTGACCGCGGTCGTCGTGCTGCGCCGCCGGCGCGCGCTGGCCCCGGGGCGGCTCGTCGCGGTCTGGGCCGCCGGGTGGTGGGCGGTGGCCGTGCTGGGCGCGACCCTGTTGCCGCTCGACATCGCCTGGGGTCCCGAGGCGGGCCCGCCCGAGCTTTTCCGCTTCCTGCTCGTGCCGTTCCTCGACATGCGGGTCGACGACTTCATCCTCAACATCATCATGCTGCTGCCCCTGGCCGCGGCGTTGCGGGTGGTGGCCGGGGTGCGTGACCGCGGCCGGGTGGTGCTGACCGGCTTCCTGATCAGCCTGTCGATCGAGACCGTCCAGGCCCTGCTCCTCGTCTTCCTGCACGGCAACCGCTGGGCCGACGTCAACGACCTGATGGCCAACACGCTCGGCGCCTGGCTGGGCTGGCTGATCATCCAGGGTCCGGCCGCGGCCCGCCGGCTCGACCGCTGGGCCCTGACCCGTCAGCCCGCGCCGCTCACCCGCTCGTAG
- a CDS encoding response regulator transcription factor: MIRVAVARDEGYFGVPVRALLESNPDMHFIGTLPYGNDLPQVASEMWPSVIVIDTEYMVSQVLPVANAVRSANPSCALLLLCDPSKRGMLPPRHRSGPLNFLPKDASAALLADSVRRLAGGERVVSARLQTASLLTDKGLTTRELEVLGLAAEGEPVKEIARKLFLSGGTVRNYLSAIIAKTGARNRLDAIRIARKDGWLR, translated from the coding sequence GTGATCCGGGTTGCGGTGGCCAGAGACGAGGGATACTTCGGCGTCCCCGTACGTGCCCTGCTCGAGTCGAACCCCGACATGCATTTCATCGGCACGCTTCCTTACGGCAACGATCTGCCGCAGGTGGCGTCCGAGATGTGGCCCTCCGTGATCGTGATCGACACGGAATACATGGTGAGCCAGGTGCTGCCCGTGGCGAACGCGGTGCGCTCGGCCAACCCCTCCTGCGCGTTGCTGCTGCTCTGCGACCCCAGCAAGCGGGGCATGCTGCCCCCGCGACATCGGTCCGGCCCGCTCAACTTCCTGCCCAAGGACGCGTCGGCCGCCCTGCTGGCCGACTCCGTACGCCGGCTGGCCGGTGGGGAGCGGGTGGTGTCGGCCCGGTTGCAGACGGCGTCCTTGCTCACCGACAAGGGGCTGACCACGCGCGAGCTCGAGGTGCTGGGTCTGGCCGCCGAGGGCGAGCCGGTCAAGGAGATCGCGCGCAAGCTGTTCCTGTCGGGTGGCACCGTCCGCAACTATCTGTCCGCGATCATCGCCAAGACCGGCGCGCGCAACCGCCTCGACGCGATCCGGATCGCTCGCAAGGACGGCTGGCTCCGCTGA
- a CDS encoding SigE family RNA polymerase sigma factor encodes MSSHAPPDDGFRAFVEQHWAPLVRIAYLLTGDRGYAEDLVQAALEKTHRKWGRVAKMEAPVAYVRRAMVNTATSWRRRRRVGEVPLLTTDGPSTDPYGSVEHRQQVVAALRTLPPRMRAVLVLRYFGDLTEAEIAETLGCSAGTVKSQASRGLERLRELITPAALERTRG; translated from the coding sequence ATGTCATCACATGCACCGCCGGACGACGGCTTCCGCGCCTTCGTCGAGCAGCACTGGGCGCCGCTCGTGCGGATCGCCTACCTGCTGACCGGCGATCGCGGCTACGCCGAGGACCTGGTCCAGGCGGCCCTGGAGAAGACCCACCGCAAGTGGGGACGCGTGGCGAAGATGGAGGCGCCGGTCGCCTACGTCCGCCGGGCCATGGTCAACACCGCGACCTCGTGGCGCCGGCGACGCCGCGTCGGCGAGGTCCCGCTGCTGACCACCGACGGCCCCAGCACCGACCCGTACGGCTCGGTCGAGCACCGGCAACAGGTCGTGGCCGCACTGCGCACGCTGCCCCCGCGGATGCGGGCGGTGCTCGTGCTGCGCTACTTCGGCGACCTGACCGAGGCCGAGATCGCCGAGACGCTCGGCTGCTCGGCCGGCACCGTCAAGAGTCAGGCCTCCCGCGGGCTCGAACGCCTGCGTGAGCTGATCACCCCCGCCGCGTTGGAAAGGACCCGAGGATGA
- a CDS encoding sugar ABC transporter substrate-binding protein — translation MFRIRTFALGAAALMALATVGCGDDSGAEAGADGNVTLTFVNAQDPGTFDKVIADFEKANPTIKIKQQVVPFDDLNSTVQSRLGARDADIDLYDVDEPRLAAFASRGFLEPLDDLKSQAEGRIDANALKITTFDGKQYAMPRWTSTQLLYYNKALLAKAGIKAPSSNPATPVTWEQVTADGKKAQSAGARYGLIFDQVDRYYQLQPLPESLGGGPGLTGDGLLQPDVTNAGWTSAFTWYHDLFASGVAPRGINPEQTPGLFATGAVAFFAGGPWNAAAFDKEKAVDYGVAPFPRFAQGKPATSTDSWSTGISPFSDSKDAAKKFLAYMTTDPAGATATTSNNIPVQQQAFQTYLKGLGGKGARYQQIADIIEHSVAGTAVSRPITTGYVDFESVLNKAFADIRNGTDATTRLTQAGEELERALAKYRK, via the coding sequence ATGTTTCGCATACGCACCTTCGCTCTCGGCGCGGCCGCGCTGATGGCCCTGGCCACCGTTGGCTGCGGGGACGACTCCGGCGCCGAGGCCGGCGCCGACGGCAACGTCACGCTGACGTTCGTCAACGCGCAGGATCCGGGCACCTTCGACAAGGTCATCGCCGACTTCGAGAAGGCCAACCCCACTATCAAGATCAAACAGCAGGTCGTCCCGTTCGACGATCTGAATTCGACGGTGCAATCGCGGCTGGGGGCCCGGGATGCCGACATCGACCTCTACGACGTCGACGAGCCCCGGCTGGCGGCCTTCGCGTCGCGCGGCTTCCTGGAGCCGCTGGACGACCTGAAGTCGCAGGCCGAGGGCCGGATCGATGCCAACGCCCTGAAAATCACGACGTTCGACGGCAAGCAGTACGCCATGCCCCGCTGGACCTCGACCCAGCTGCTCTACTACAACAAGGCGCTGCTGGCCAAGGCCGGCATCAAGGCGCCCAGCAGCAATCCGGCCACCCCGGTGACCTGGGAGCAGGTGACCGCCGACGGCAAGAAGGCCCAGAGCGCGGGCGCCCGGTACGGCTTGATCTTCGACCAGGTCGACCGCTACTACCAGCTCCAGCCGCTGCCCGAGTCGCTCGGCGGAGGGCCCGGCCTGACCGGCGACGGCCTGCTGCAACCGGACGTGACCAACGCCGGCTGGACCAGCGCCTTCACCTGGTATCACGACCTGTTCGCGTCCGGGGTGGCACCGCGCGGCATCAACCCCGAGCAGACACCCGGCCTGTTCGCCACCGGCGCCGTCGCCTTCTTCGCCGGCGGGCCGTGGAACGCCGCCGCGTTCGACAAGGAGAAGGCCGTCGACTACGGCGTGGCCCCGTTCCCCCGCTTCGCCCAGGGCAAGCCGGCCACGTCGACCGACTCCTGGTCGACCGGCATCAGCCCGTTCTCCGACAGCAAGGACGCGGCCAAGAAGTTCCTCGCCTACATGACCACCGACCCGGCCGGCGCGACCGCGACCACGAGCAACAACATCCCGGTGCAGCAGCAGGCCTTCCAGACCTACCTCAAGGGGCTCGGCGGCAAGGGCGCCCGCTACCAGCAGATCGCCGACATCATCGAGCACTCGGTGGCCGGCACCGCGGTGTCCCGGCCGATCACCACCGGGTACGTCGACTTCGAGTCGGTCCTCAACAAGGCGTTCGCCGACATCCGCAACGGCACCGACGCGACCACCCGGCTCACCCAGGCCGGCGAGGAGCTCGAGCGTGCCCTGGCCAAGTACCGCAAGTGA
- a CDS encoding inositol monophosphatase family protein, with protein sequence MRDSELDELLTTARRAARAGARVALDWRAHADRLLVEEKAGPADLVSQADRETETAIRAVLAAHRPGDGVLGEEHGALDGRSGVRWLVDPIDGTTSYLYGRSDWAVSVAACDAAGGRLLAGVVVEPELDRMTEARRGGGTRTRGAPVAVLEQDDLARTLVEVNLGRPEQRPRAAAMVGALASRVRDLRRGGSAAAALANVATARADAAWLPGLQPWDCAAGVLLVLEAGGVVGDLDGRHEGTWPRSGDVLAASKGLFEPLRGLLSPAYGNHPLRPDAVTDWVK encoded by the coding sequence GTGCGTGACAGCGAGCTCGACGAGCTGCTGACCACCGCGCGCCGGGCCGCCCGAGCCGGCGCGCGGGTCGCGCTCGACTGGCGGGCCCACGCCGACCGCCTGCTGGTGGAGGAGAAGGCCGGACCGGCGGACCTGGTCAGTCAGGCCGACCGCGAGACCGAAACGGCCATCCGTGCCGTGCTGGCCGCGCACCGGCCCGGCGACGGGGTGCTGGGCGAGGAACACGGTGCGCTCGACGGGCGTTCGGGCGTGCGCTGGCTCGTCGATCCGATCGACGGGACCACGAGCTACCTTTACGGCCGATCCGACTGGGCCGTGAGCGTGGCGGCCTGCGACGCGGCGGGTGGGCGCCTGCTGGCCGGGGTGGTGGTGGAACCGGAACTGGACCGGATGACCGAGGCCCGCCGCGGCGGCGGCACCCGCACCCGGGGCGCACCGGTCGCCGTCCTGGAACAGGACGATCTCGCCCGGACCCTGGTCGAGGTCAACCTGGGGCGGCCGGAGCAGCGTCCCCGGGCGGCCGCCATGGTCGGCGCGCTCGCGTCCCGGGTGCGTGACCTGCGCCGGGGCGGCAGTGCTGCGGCCGCGCTGGCCAACGTCGCCACGGCCCGGGCCGACGCGGCCTGGTTACCCGGGCTGCAGCCGTGGGACTGCGCCGCGGGTGTGCTGCTGGTGCTGGAGGCCGGTGGGGTCGTCGGTGACCTCGACGGGCGGCACGAGGGCACCTGGCCGCGCAGCGGTGACGTCCTCGCGGCGTCGAAGGGACTGTTCGAGCCACTGCGCGGCCTGCTGTCACCCGCGTACGGGAATCATCCTTTGAGGCCCGACGCGGTCACCGACTGGGTGAAGTAG
- a CDS encoding carbohydrate ABC transporter permease produces MSTQTRQRPSGAKPAPAPPRPRRRPSRRIGMILLGSLIAVLFVLPLWWAAVSALRPQRETFATLSPVSLWTLLPRGLTTGNFDRLFDAEFGRALLNSTVVTVATLVAGLAICATAAFALAVLNFPGRAVVFAVMVISFLIPFDAIAIPLMSIFREARLENTYAALVLPGIGNGFAVFLLRGFFLGVPAELADAARVDGLGWWGVFRRIYLPLSRPALIGAGLILFVFQWQAYLWPLLIAPDPEMTVAPVAIAQFAGQQGVDFGAIFAGAVLTALVPLLILLFFQRYFTQSVTASGLKG; encoded by the coding sequence GTGTCCACACAGACCCGGCAACGGCCGTCCGGGGCGAAGCCGGCCCCGGCTCCGCCCCGGCCCCGGCGACGGCCCTCACGCCGCATCGGCATGATCCTGCTCGGCTCGCTCATCGCCGTGCTGTTCGTCCTGCCGTTGTGGTGGGCGGCGGTCAGCGCACTGCGACCGCAGCGGGAGACGTTCGCCACCCTCTCCCCCGTGTCGCTGTGGACGCTGCTGCCCCGCGGGCTCACGACCGGCAACTTCGACCGGCTGTTCGACGCCGAGTTCGGCCGGGCGCTGCTCAACTCGACCGTCGTCACCGTGGCCACGCTGGTGGCGGGCCTGGCGATCTGCGCCACCGCGGCGTTCGCCCTGGCCGTGCTCAACTTCCCGGGGCGCGCGGTGGTGTTCGCCGTCATGGTGATCTCGTTCCTCATCCCGTTCGACGCCATCGCCATCCCGCTGATGTCGATCTTCCGGGAGGCGCGGCTGGAGAACACGTACGCCGCCCTGGTTCTGCCCGGTATCGGCAACGGCTTCGCGGTGTTCCTGCTGCGCGGGTTCTTCCTGGGCGTGCCGGCCGAGCTGGCCGACGCGGCCCGGGTCGACGGGCTCGGCTGGTGGGGTGTCTTCCGGCGGATCTATCTGCCTCTGTCCCGGCCCGCCCTGATCGGCGCCGGCCTGATCCTGTTCGTCTTCCAGTGGCAGGCCTATCTGTGGCCCCTGCTGATCGCGCCGGACCCGGAGATGACGGTCGCCCCGGTGGCCATCGCGCAGTTCGCGGGTCAGCAGGGGGTGGACTTCGGTGCGATCTTCGCGGGCGCGGTGCTGACCGCGCTCGTGCCGCTGCTGATCCTGCTGTTCTTCCAGCGCTACTTCACCCAGTCGGTGACCGCGTCGGGCCTCAAAGGATGA